The following proteins are encoded in a genomic region of Cetobacterium somerae ATCC BAA-474:
- a CDS encoding NAD(P)H-dependent oxidoreductase translates to MKTLVILSHLNYSNSRVNKSLAEELKKYNEITLHNLNEIYPDENIDKHKEQDLLLKYDRIVFQFPFYWYSTPHILKKWQDIVLEYGWAFGPNGTALNGKEFLCAITIGGPEESYQSGGYNNYSISELLKPIQQMSNLTGMKFLTPFKVHSAVVLTDEELRSKTKEYPKYILNPELNPEVALERIKKELEEKGGL, encoded by the coding sequence ATGAAAACTTTAGTAATATTAAGCCATTTAAATTATTCTAACTCTCGAGTAAATAAAAGTTTAGCAGAGGAATTAAAAAAATATAATGAAATAACACTACACAACTTAAATGAAATTTATCCTGATGAAAATATAGATAAACACAAGGAACAAGATCTTTTATTAAAATATGATCGAATTGTATTTCAATTTCCATTCTATTGGTATAGCACACCCCATATTTTAAAAAAATGGCAAGATATTGTTTTAGAATATGGTTGGGCATTTGGACCAAATGGAACGGCATTAAATGGAAAAGAATTTTTATGTGCAATTACAATAGGAGGACCTGAAGAATCTTATCAAAGTGGAGGATATAATAATTATTCAATAAGTGAACTTTTAAAACCAATACAACAAATGTCTAATTTAACTGGTATGAAATTTTTAACACCTTTTAAAGTACACTCAGCTGTAGTTTTAACAGATGAGGAACTAAGATCTAAGACAAAGGAATATCCAAAATATATTTTAAATCCAGAACTAAATCCTGAAGTAGCTTTAGAAAGAATAAAAAAAGAGCTTGAAGAGAAAGGTGGATTATAA
- a CDS encoding winged helix-turn-helix transcriptional regulator — protein MKLRKEYTCPLEFIHDILRGKWKTVIMWQIYYRKNPSLSQLQKDIKGISQKILLEQLNELLEYKLVSKEKSLGYPLNVQYYITNDKGMKVIEALKIYQKLGEIYLDELKSISK, from the coding sequence ATGAAATTAAGAAAAGAATACACATGCCCTTTAGAATTTATTCATGATATTCTAAGAGGCAAATGGAAAACCGTTATTATGTGGCAGATTTATTATCGAAAAAATCCTTCACTTTCACAATTACAAAAAGACATTAAAGGAATTAGCCAAAAAATACTTTTAGAACAATTGAATGAATTATTGGAATATAAACTTGTATCTAAAGAAAAATCCCTAGGTTATCCACTAAACGTTCAATACTATATAACTAACGATAAAGGAATGAAAGTTATTGAAGCTCTAAAAATATACCAAAAATTAGGTGAAATATATTTAGATGAATTAAAGAGTATTTCTAAATAA
- a CDS encoding nitroreductase family protein encodes MNETLNTILKRRSTRQYTTEEVKQEDLDLILEAAVNSPSAMNSQPWHFTVVNDQAILQEISDAAKEVGKNHPDKQMQAMANNPHLHLFYKAPVAILISCKDDAPEGLLSCAAATENILLAAESLGLGSCWVQFVELLFATKNPIADSILKKLAIPEGYSFNHAVVLGHKLSDTTPPKKLKSETITYVK; translated from the coding sequence ATGAACGAAACGTTAAACACTATTTTAAAGAGAAGAAGTACAAGACAATATACCACTGAAGAAGTAAAACAAGAGGATTTAGATCTTATACTTGAAGCTGCTGTAAACTCACCAAGTGCTATGAATTCTCAACCTTGGCATTTTACAGTAGTTAATGACCAAGCCATTCTTCAAGAGATAAGTGATGCTGCAAAAGAAGTTGGAAAAAATCATCCTGACAAACAAATGCAAGCAATGGCAAATAATCCACATTTACATCTTTTTTATAAAGCTCCAGTTGCCATTTTAATATCTTGTAAAGATGATGCTCCAGAAGGTTTATTAAGTTGTGCTGCAGCAACTGAAAATATTTTATTAGCTGCTGAATCTTTAGGATTAGGAAGTTGTTGGGTTCAATTTGTTGAACTTTTATTTGCAACAAAAAATCCTATAGCAGATTCTATCTTAAAAAAACTTGCAATTCCTGAGGGATATAGTTTCAATCATGCAGTTGTCCTTGGTCACAAACTTTCTGACACTACACCACCTAAAAAATTGAAAAGTGAAACAATAACTTATGTAAAATAA